Proteins from a single region of Sebastes umbrosus isolate fSebUmb1 chromosome 8, fSebUmb1.pri, whole genome shotgun sequence:
- the utp15 gene encoding U3 small nucleolar RNA-associated protein 15 homolog has translation MASFKPTKIQVYPKLGEKVTQDTLYWKNYKAPVQIKEFGAITNIDFSPVAPHNFAVTAFTRIHIYGPFSQEPVKTFTRFKDTAYCGRFRSDGQLLVAGCEDSMVRLFDVSGKVALRMFKGHTKAVHVTDFTSDRYQILTGSDDYTCRLWDIPNATELNTYQEHTDYIRCGVSSKLNRDLFITGSYDHTLKLFDARADKSVMTMDHGQPVESLLLYPSEGLLVSAGGRHVKVWDLLKGGQPLVSLKNHHKTVTSLCLSSNGQRLLSASLDRHVKVYNTTNYKVVHNFDYSASILSLALAPDDESIVVGMTNSILNIKHRKSLEESKEVSGQQRRRPTYRVFVKGKNYVPKQDDYLVSKPVKQHLAKYDKQLKKFNVSKALDTALETWARQRKPEITVAVIKELDRRGTLKNALAGRDEQGLVRLLNFLIGNVVDTRFTPVLVTAAEMILDIYRSVIGQSPVVDRQLLRLQELLEREIDYQQDLLEVLGMLDTLFASSLPRKEVPCPGISRANGLALGEASTSRPQLQAS, from the exons ATGGCTTCATTCAAACCCACCAAGATCCAAGTCTATCCTAAACTTGGAGAGAAAGTCACACAAGACACACTGTACTGGAAAAACTACAAG GCTCCAGTCCAGATAAAAGAATTTGGAGCAATCACAAACATAGACTTCTCCCCAGTGGCTCCACATAATTTTGCTGTGACAGCATTCACAAGA ATCCACATTTACGGGCCGTTCTCCCAGGAGCCTGTGAAGACATTCACACGCTTTAAGGACACTGCGTACTGTGGGAGGTTCAGGTCAGACGGCCAGCTGCTCGTGGCGGGATGTGAGGACTCTATGGTCCGGCTGTTTGATGTCAGCGGCAAGGTGGCGCTCAGGATGTTCAAAGGGCACACAAA GGCTGTCCATGTCACAGACTTCACTTCAGACCGCTACCAGATCCTCACAGGGTCTGACGACTACACCTGTCGGCTTTGGGACATCCCAAATGCCACTGAGCTCAACACCTACCAGGAACACACAGATTACATTCGCTGTGGCGTCTCGAGCAAACTCAACAGAGATCTCTTCATCACCG GATCTTATGACCACACACTGAAACTGTTTGATGCCAGAGCGGATAAGAGTGTGATGACCATGGACCACGGCCAGCCAGTGGAAAGTCTGCTTCTCTATCCTTCTGAGGGACTCCTCGTCTCTGCAG GGGGGCGCCATGTGAAAGTGTGGGACCTGCTAAAAGGAGGCCAGCCTCTGGTGTCTCTGAAGAACCATCACAAAACTGTCACCTCTTTGTGTCTCAGCAGCAATGGACAGAGGCTGCTGTCAGCCTCTCTGGACAG GCATGTAAAGGTGTACAACACCACCAACTATAAAGTGGTCCACAACTTTGACTACTCTGCCTCCATCCTCAGTCTGGCTTTGGCT CCGGACGATGAGTCCATTGTCGTGGGTATGACCAACAGTATCCTGAATATCAAACACAGGAAAAGCCTTGAAGAGTCAAAGGAAGTCTCCGGCCAACAGAGGCGGCGACCGACGTACCGTGTTTTTGTGAAGGGGAAGAACTACGTCCCTAAACAG GATGATTATCTCGTCAGCAAGCCAGTGAAACAGCATTTGGCCAAATACGACAAGCAGCTGAAGAAATTTAATGTGTCGAAGGCTTTGGATACAGCTCTGGAG ACATGGGCAAGACAGAGGAAGCCAGAGATCACAGTTGCTGTTATAAAGGAGCTGGATCGAAGAGGAACGTTGAAGAACGCTCTGGCAGGAAGGGATGAACAGGGGCTCGTTCGGCTGCTCAACTTCCTCATAGG GAACGTGGTTGACACCAGGTTCACTCCTGTCCTCGTAACGGCTGCCGAGATGATCCTGGACATCTATCGGTCGGTAATCGGCCAGTCGCCAGTCGTGGACCGACAGCTGCTGCGTctgcaggagctgctggagagagagatcGACTACCAGCAAGACCTCCTGGAGGTGCTGGGCATGTTGGACACGTTGTTCGCCTCCTCCCTCCCGAGGAAGGAGGTGCCATGCCCTGGCATCAGCAGGGCTAACGGCCTGGCTCTGGGAGAAGCGAGTACCTCAAGACCACAGCTTCAAGCATCCTGA
- the LOC119492791 gene encoding transcription factor BTF3-like, with product MKESIMNQEKLAKLQAQVRIGGKGSARRKKKVVHRTATADDKKLQFSLKKLGVNNISGIEEVNMFTNQGTVIHFNNPKVQASLAANTFTITGHAENKQLTEMLPGILNQLGADSLTSLRRLAENLPRPAGENKAPMVAVEEEDDEVPDLVENFDEASKDEAN from the exons ATGAAGGAGTCGATAATGAACCAGGAGAAGCTCGCCAAACTGCAGGCGCAGGTCCGCATAGGCGGCAAG GGGTCAGCCCGCAGAAAGAAGAAGGTTGTGCACAGAACAGCAACAGCAGATGACAAGAAGCTGCAGTTCTCCCTCAAGAAACTGGGAGTCAACAACATCTCCGGCATTGAGGAG GTGAATATGTTCACAAACCAGGGGACAGTGATCCACTTCAACAACCCAAAGGTTCAGGCCTCCTTGGCTGCCAACACCTTTACGATCACAGGGCACGCTGAGAACAAGCAGCTCACAGAGATGCTCCCAGGAATCCTAAACCAGCTGGGGGCCGACAGTCTCACCAGCCTCAGGAGATTAGCAGAGAACCTGCCCAGACCAG CTGGAGAGAACAAAGCCCCCATGGTTGCTGTTGAAGAGGAGGACGATGAGGTTCCAG ATCTTGTTGAGAACTTTGACGAGGCTTCAAAGGACGAGGCAAACTAA